The Paracoccus albus region TGCGCTTATGACCGCCGAACTGGGCAGGCAGGGTGGCGGTGCGATGCCCGCGGATATATCGGGCGTGGTCGAGCGGCCATCTGACATAAGTGCGCAAACGCTTCCGCCGATGGAAGATCCCGTGGCGGGCACAGCGCCGCCAACGGAAGAGGAAGCGCGCGAATTCGCATCGGCCCGCCGCGCCGTTGAGGCCGGGGAATGGCAAAAGGCAATTGAAGAGCTTGACCATCTGACAGGCTCTCATGCAGGTGGTCCGCTGACCGCAGAAGCCCTTTATCTGAAGGGTATCGCATTAGAGGCAAACGGACAGGTCGAGCCGGCGGCTGAAGCTTGGTTGACGACCTTCGCGGCGGCCCCTGATGGTCCCCGTGCCGCTGCCAGCTTGCTGGCTTTGTCTCGCGCTATGATCGCGCTGAATACACCCGCCGATGCCTGTCCCCATCTGGCCGAACTGGCGCGACGCTTTCCCAATTCGCCAGAAGCCGCTGACGCAGCCAGCCTGAGCGCGGACTCCGCCTGCCCGCAGGTGGCGGAGCAGGAAGTTGCAAACTGACGGCAAAACGATAGAGGAACGGGTTCTGTCCAGTCTCGACCGGCTGGGCGGTGGCGTGGCAGGCCTTGGCGTTGCGCTTTCCGGTGGCGGCGATTCGGTTGCTCTCATGCATGTTGTTGCCCGTTGGGCGCGTGAGCGGGGTCTAAGGGCCGCTGCTGCGACGGTCGATCATGGCTTGCGCGAAGGGTCGGCAGCAGAGGCCGAAGGGGCTGCTGCTGCGGCGAAAGCGCTTGGGCTGGAACATGCAATTCTCCGTTGGGATGGATCAGGTCAGGGCAACCTGATGGATAGGGCCCGACGCGCGCGCCAACGCCTGCTTTCGGACTGGGCGCGGAAAAATGGGCTGGATGCCGTCGCCCTTGGTCACACGCAGGACGATCAGGCGGAAACATTGCTGATGCGCCTGACCAGAGGTGCGGGATTGGATGGTCTTGCCGCGATGGCGGCGCGACGCCGGGCGGATGATATGTTGTGGCTGCGACCAATGCTGGATTGCGGTCGGGCGGAACTTCGCGATTGGCTGCGGCAAATCGGCGCGGAATGGACCGACGATCCGACGAATGAGAACCCCCGGTTCGAGCGGGTCCGTGTCCGCCGGTTGATGACAGAACTGGGGATTGATCCGGCCACGCTTGCCCGATCGGCGCAACATTTGGCCGGCGCGCGGGATGCGTTGAACCAGGCATTGCTGCCGGTGCTTGAGGGTGCTGAACTGCGCATGGGCTCTGTCCTGCTTGATCGTGAGTTGGTTGCGGGATTGC contains the following coding sequences:
- a CDS encoding tetratricopeptide repeat protein — encoded protein: MRLRLIVALSAGLVVPAAAQDLAAPDGIVIDDPALAEGLEAMPQPDDIVATVEAENAEASPAVAPETLAEMQAALRAVASDLQTLRAELLASGATGFEAAGGDSAIDRMNAMEAQIARLTDQTEQLSNRIKRVVADGTNRIGDIEFRLCEMDPNCDLGALMTAELGRQGGGAMPADISGVVERPSDISAQTLPPMEDPVAGTAPPTEEEAREFASARRAVEAGEWQKAIEELDHLTGSHAGGPLTAEALYLKGIALEANGQVEPAAEAWLTTFAAAPDGPRAAASLLALSRAMIALNTPADACPHLAELARRFPNSPEAADAASLSADSACPQVAEQEVAN
- the tilS gene encoding tRNA lysidine(34) synthetase TilS is translated as MQTDGKTIEERVLSSLDRLGGGVAGLGVALSGGGDSVALMHVVARWARERGLRAAAATVDHGLREGSAAEAEGAAAAAKALGLEHAILRWDGSGQGNLMDRARRARQRLLSDWARKNGLDAVALGHTQDDQAETLLMRLTRGAGLDGLAAMAARRRADDMLWLRPMLDCGRAELRDWLRQIGAEWTDDPTNENPRFERVRVRRLMTELGIDPATLARSAQHLAGARDALNQALLPVLEGAELRMGSVLLDRELVAGLPAEQRRRLILIAVGFVTGADYPPRRSGTDHALSEWAANRRVTLDGAVLDPGEKLLIHREPAAAMRGRLVSGVWDNRWRISGLQAGDEVQALGADAVLFDWRAKGLSHLEAQALPAIRRGENLLCPALLAQDGLAAEPIRDKVDLIENRLGIEPGE